One region of Camelina sativa cultivar DH55 chromosome 6, Cs, whole genome shotgun sequence genomic DNA includes:
- the LOC104793554 gene encoding AT-hook motif nuclear-localized protein 9: protein MDRRDAMGLSGSGSYYIQRGLSGSGPPTFHGSSQQQGLRHLPNQNSLFGSASTGFGSPSLHGDPSPATAGALPHHIGVNMIAPPPPLSEAPIKRKRGRPRKYGQDGSVSLALSSSSVSTITPNNSNKRGRGRPPGSGKKQRSASIGQLMPSSSGMSFTPHVIAVSIGEDIASKVISFSQQGPRAICVLSASGAVSTATLLQPSASPGAIKYEGRFEILALSTSYLVATDGSFRNRTGNLSVSLASPDGRVIGGAIGGPLIAASPVQVIVGSFIWAAPKIKTKKREEEASEVVQDTDDHQVLDNNSNTISPVPQQPQPQPQPSQNLIWSTGSRQMDMRHAHADIDLRRG from the exons GGTCGGGTTCTTACTATATCCAGAGAGGATTATCCGGGTCTGGTCCTCCTACCTTTCACGGATCATCACAGCAACAAGGGCTTCGTCACTTACCTAATCAGAACTCTTTATTCGGGTCAGCCTCCACTGGGTTCGGATCTCCTTCTTTACATGGTGATCCTTCTCCGGCAACGGCTGGAGCTCTTCCTCATCATATAGGCGTTAATATGATTGCTCCTCCTCCGCCTCTGAGTGAGGCTCCGATAAAGCGAAAGAGAGGACGACCTAGAAAATACGGACAAGACGGTTCTGTTTCTTTGgcattgtcttcttcctctgtttcgaCCATTACTCCGAACAATTCTAACAAACGTGGCCGTGGTCGACCTCCGGGCTCCGGCAAGAAACAAAGATCGGCTTCTATTG GTCAATTGATGCCTTCATCTTCTGGAATGAGCTTCACGCCACATGTTATCGCGGTTTCAATAGGAGAA GATATTGCATCAAAGGTTATATCATTCTCTCAACAAGGTCCAAGAGCGATTTGCGTTTTATCTGCAAGTGGTGCAGTCTCTACTGCAACACTTCTTCAACCATCAGCATCCCCCGGAGCCATTAAATACGAG GGCCGGTTTGAAATCCTAGCGTTATCAACATCTTATCTAGTGGCTACTGATGGAAGCTTCCGTAATCGTACTGGAAACTTATCTGTTTCGCTTGCTAGTCCCGATGGGCGTGTGATTGGTGGTGCCATTGGGGGGCCTTTAATAGCAGCAAGTCCTGTTCAG GTTATTGTAGGGAGCTTCATCTGGGCAGCTCCAAAGATCAAGACCAagaaacgagaagaagaagcttctgaAGTTGTTCAAGATACTGATGATCATCAAGTTCTAGATAATAATAGCAACACAATATCGCCTGTCCCTCAGCAGCCGCAGCCACAGCCACAGCCAAGCCAAAACCTGATATGGTCAACAGGTTCAAGGCAAATGGATATGCGTCATGCTCATGCTGATATTGATTTAAGGCgcggttga